In the genome of Candidatus Campbellbacteria bacterium, one region contains:
- a CDS encoding ribonuclease J, with protein MHSTTTVGASAPQQRVSTAQKQNPAQPRQRRVYSPLMNTAHPQHPQRSGVAFTSSTQKKSPSPHKRRESGHGGGHRGRKPMQTRINRQPENTEKKGPVIPPPALGVLRVIPLGGTEEIGKNMTVLEYGDEIIVVDAGFQFSEAETPGIDFILPDVTYLKERQEKVKALFITHGHYDHIGAIPYLIEEMGNPPIYSREFGSLIIQKRQVEFPDVPPLTIRTVRGTETIKIGNNFSVSFFPISHTIPDAMGLLIDTPVGTVAFVEDVRVDHVDGVPTEKEKEHWKAFKDKNIVLFTLDSTSVEKPGFSLPESHAIQTTDQIMKEVAGRLIIGTFASNVERIIQFIQIAHKYNKMIAVDGRSMKSNVEIVKQLQLVKFDNVIPIEEIDNYPANKIVILATGAQGEEYSVFDRIANKTHKYITLSRADTVVFSSSVIPGNENSITKLKDNLYRQEARIITYQDSAVHASGHGNRDELGWIHQQIKYKFFIPLHGHHYMLRIHAELAESLGTPRENIVIPDNGSIIEISENGTKIDVRKEKAPSGAIMVDGFSVGEHQKVVIRDRQTLAEDGIFVIVVSVNPRTGKLRKSPDIISRGFVYLKEQQELISGARTLVTKTVEKTTHGMQPINFDIVKTVLTDDVRRFLFQKTGKSPIVIPVVIGV; from the coding sequence ATGCATTCAACAACAACTGTTGGCGCATCAGCACCCCAGCAACGCGTGAGCACCGCACAAAAACAAAACCCAGCACAGCCACGACAACGTCGCGTGTACAGCCCGCTCATGAATACCGCACATCCCCAACACCCGCAACGAAGCGGAGTAGCTTTTACCTCTTCAACACAGAAAAAAAGCCCATCACCACACAAGAGACGTGAGAGCGGTCATGGAGGAGGACACCGTGGCCGAAAACCAATGCAGACAAGAATTAACCGTCAGCCCGAGAACACCGAGAAAAAAGGTCCTGTTATTCCACCACCAGCACTTGGTGTATTGCGTGTTATTCCCCTCGGTGGTACAGAGGAAATTGGAAAGAATATGACTGTTTTAGAGTATGGTGATGAAATAATTGTTGTTGATGCTGGATTTCAATTTAGCGAGGCTGAAACTCCGGGTATTGATTTTATCCTTCCAGATGTCACCTATCTCAAAGAACGCCAAGAGAAGGTAAAGGCTCTTTTTATCACACATGGTCATTATGATCACATTGGCGCTATTCCCTATCTCATTGAAGAGATGGGGAACCCGCCGATTTATTCACGTGAATTCGGCTCGCTCATCATTCAAAAACGGCAGGTTGAATTTCCTGATGTGCCACCGCTCACCATTCGCACCGTCCGCGGGACCGAGACCATCAAGATCGGCAATAATTTTTCCGTGAGTTTCTTCCCTATTTCACACACCATTCCCGACGCCATGGGATTACTTATTGATACCCCCGTCGGCACGGTAGCATTTGTTGAAGACGTACGCGTTGACCACGTTGACGGCGTACCAACGGAAAAAGAAAAGGAGCACTGGAAAGCATTCAAAGACAAAAACATTGTGCTCTTTACATTGGACTCCACAAGCGTTGAGAAACCGGGGTTCTCACTCCCTGAATCACACGCCATTCAAACAACCGACCAAATTATGAAGGAGGTCGCGGGTCGTCTTATCATTGGAACATTCGCATCAAACGTTGAACGAATCATTCAGTTTATTCAAATCGCGCACAAGTACAACAAAATGATTGCCGTTGACGGTCGTTCTATGAAATCAAATGTTGAAATCGTAAAACAATTACAATTAGTAAAATTTGATAATGTCATTCCTATAGAAGAGATTGATAACTACCCTGCAAATAAAATTGTTATTCTCGCAACTGGAGCACAGGGTGAGGAGTACTCGGTCTTTGATCGTATTGCGAACAAAACGCACAAGTACATCACACTCTCTCGTGCGGATACCGTCGTATTTTCATCATCGGTCATTCCGGGAAATGAAAACTCCATCACAAAACTCAAAGACAATCTCTATCGCCAGGAAGCGCGTATCATTACGTATCAAGATTCCGCAGTGCACGCATCAGGACACGGCAACCGCGATGAACTCGGCTGGATTCACCAACAAATTAAGTACAAATTCTTTATACCACTTCACGGACACCACTATATGCTCCGTATTCATGCGGAACTCGCTGAAAGTCTGGGTACACCGAGAGAAAACATTGTCATACCGGATAACGGGTCAATTATTGAAATCAGTGAAAATGGAACAAAAATTGACGTCCGAAAAGAGAAAGCGCCGTCTGGTGCAATTATGGTTGATGGATTTTCTGTCGGAGAACACCAAAAGGTGGTTATTCGTGATAGACAAACACTTGCTGAAGATGGTATTTTTGTCATCGTTGTTTCAGTCAATCCGCGCACAGGAAAACTTCGTAAATCTCCCGATATTATTTCCCGTGGATTTGTGTACCTCAAAGAACAACAAGAACTTATCTCTGGCGCACGAACCCTTGTAACTAAAACGGTTGAGAAAACAACGCATGGTATGCAACCCATCAACTTTGATATTGTTAAAACTGTTTTAACCGATGACGTGCGACGATTTCTCTTCCAAAAAACAGGTAAATCACCTATAGTTATTCCTGTAGTTATTGGAGTCTAA
- a CDS encoding MFS transporter, with the protein MKRQTLLKNTYLFTFFLGLHGFLFLYINSSILEQFVSQKQVGLLFALGSLLTIPVLLFLPHVLKKFGDVRITLATLALEGAALFYFVSSTNIFVVVGAFFAHTILLRILLLDADVLIESASHDATTGSTRGIFLTVINTSLVLSPLLVGFLLQDGNAYMRVFVIALCAIIFAFFILLHSFKHFTDPHYTHITLAPTLQKMWKTLALRRIFILNMVLRMFYAVMVVYVGIYLHTTLSLPWGSIGIIFTIMLIPFVLFEFPLGYLADKHFGEKEMLIVGLIITGTATALLPWITTISIVVWSVALLVTRIGASTVEIMTETYFFKHIQGKDLEMMSLYRIVEPVAYVVAPILASVFLLFYDIQYIFLMLGVVVLCGLIPAFSLQDTK; encoded by the coding sequence ATGAAACGCCAGACACTCTTGAAGAACACCTACCTCTTCACTTTTTTTCTTGGACTCCACGGGTTTCTCTTCTTGTACATCAATTCAAGTATTCTTGAGCAATTTGTTTCTCAAAAACAAGTTGGTTTGTTGTTTGCCTTAGGTTCTCTCCTCACCATTCCCGTACTCCTTTTCCTTCCGCACGTACTGAAAAAATTTGGAGATGTACGGATTACCCTTGCGACACTCGCTCTTGAAGGTGCGGCTCTTTTTTATTTTGTCAGTAGCACAAACATTTTTGTGGTTGTGGGTGCTTTTTTTGCACACACCATTCTTTTACGTATTCTACTACTTGACGCTGACGTGTTGATTGAGAGTGCTTCGCATGATGCAACAACGGGGAGCACCCGGGGGATTTTTTTAACTGTCATTAACACATCACTTGTTCTTTCTCCCCTTCTGGTCGGCTTTCTTTTACAAGACGGTAACGCATATATGCGCGTTTTTGTTATAGCACTATGTGCTATTATCTTTGCATTTTTTATACTCCTACACTCCTTTAAGCACTTCACAGACCCCCACTACACCCACATCACTCTCGCACCAACACTACAAAAAATGTGGAAAACCCTGGCCCTTCGTCGGATATTTATATTAAACATGGTACTTCGTATGTTTTATGCGGTTATGGTGGTCTATGTGGGAATATATTTACACACAACACTTTCCCTACCATGGGGTAGCATCGGCATTATTTTTACCATTATGCTTATCCCCTTTGTCCTTTTTGAGTTCCCTCTTGGCTACCTTGCAGATAAACATTTTGGTGAAAAGGAAATGCTTATTGTCGGCCTTATTATCACCGGCACTGCAACAGCGCTACTTCCCTGGATAACAACCATCAGTATTGTCGTCTGGAGTGTGGCTCTTCTTGTGACACGAATAGGGGCAAGTACTGTGGAAATAATGACCGAAACATACTTTTTCAAGCATATTCAAGGGAAAGACCTTGAAATGATGAGTTTATATCGCATTGTTGAACCAGTTGCGTATGTAGTGGCTCCAATACTTGCCTCTGTGTTCCTACTCTTTTACGATATTCAATACATATTTCTTATGCTTGGTGTCGTGGTCCTTTGTGGTCTTATTCCAGCATTCTCACTTCAAGATACAAAATAG
- a CDS encoding glutaredoxin family protein: MEQTKTVSIYSTPTCHFCHMAKEFFGEKGILFTDYNVAEDAQKRSEMVTKTGQLGVPVISIVNPSVPEGEQGHEELVIGFDEGHIRQLLNIA; this comes from the coding sequence ATGGAGCAAACAAAAACTGTATCTATTTATTCAACTCCAACGTGTCACTTTTGTCACATGGCAAAAGAGTTCTTCGGTGAAAAAGGAATTTTGTTTACAGATTACAATGTTGCCGAAGATGCACAGAAACGTAGTGAAATGGTTACTAAAACTGGCCAGCTTGGAGTTCCTGTCATTTCTATTGTCAATCCATCTGTTCCTGAAGGAGAACAAGGTCATGAGGAATTGGTTATTGGTTTTGACGAGGGCCATATTCGACAACTTCTCAACATTGCATAA
- a CDS encoding serine protease has translation MRFRVTKKHIIEIILPAVAVTVLGIGFLVGMYVMRPTLITTTEKLSNVSSRVATLEERLIFLTGDAELLRTNVAQGDEDRAKEQILLQEKLGTLSGNLDVQGTQIKEIVETTDVSGLVTQWGMFVYRMTCSFKNIDTRETQTSKGSAVLEQMSTGIRFITNKHVLQMDSARLTKCTLSTLEGDVEIVIDDSEVVVSEDIDFGYGYIKESFPAMLSLQQCAEKPSIGDTVLILGYPVIGAKESVTATEGIISGFDEEYYTTSAKIEKGNSGGAAIDVKHNCFLGLPTLVFSGKIESLARILPATSF, from the coding sequence GTGAGATTTCGTGTTACAAAAAAACATATTATAGAAATCATCTTGCCAGCGGTTGCGGTCACTGTGTTGGGCATTGGGTTTCTTGTTGGTATGTATGTGATGCGCCCCACCCTTATCACCACCACTGAAAAACTTTCAAATGTGTCCTCACGAGTTGCCACCCTCGAAGAGCGACTTATATTTTTAACTGGGGATGCTGAATTACTTCGTACAAATGTCGCACAGGGCGACGAAGATCGAGCAAAAGAACAAATACTTCTTCAAGAAAAGCTGGGAACACTTTCTGGAAATCTTGATGTTCAAGGAACACAAATCAAGGAGATTGTTGAAACAACAGACGTGAGTGGTTTGGTGACACAGTGGGGGATGTTTGTATACCGTATGACATGTTCCTTCAAAAATATAGATACTAGAGAGACACAAACCTCTAAAGGTTCCGCAGTACTTGAACAAATGTCAACGGGCATACGATTTATTACCAACAAACACGTATTGCAGATGGATTCCGCTCGTCTTACAAAGTGCACGCTCTCAACCCTGGAGGGTGATGTGGAAATTGTTATTGATGATTCAGAGGTTGTGGTTTCGGAAGATATTGATTTTGGATATGGGTATATCAAAGAAAGTTTTCCTGCCATGCTTTCTTTACAACAGTGTGCAGAAAAACCAAGTATTGGTGATACCGTTCTTATTCTTGGGTATCCCGTTATTGGTGCAAAAGAGTCTGTGACCGCAACAGAGGGTATTATTTCTGGATTTGATGAGGAATACTATACGACTTCTGCAAAGATAGAGAAAGGAAATTCTGGTGGTGCAGCAATAGATGTCAAACATAACTGTTTTTTAGGTCTGCCAACCCTCGTATTTTCAGGAAAGATAGAATCTCTTGCAAGAATATTACCAGCCACCTCTTTTTAG
- a CDS encoding Gmad2 immunoglobulin-like domain-containing protein has translation MKKVLLFGIILFFSLFAAWFIFDRGVGGSLVASIPNMIEVQSPRINTEVFSPLIVSGRARGTWFFEGSFPLVLVDWDGLIIAEGFATAQSEWMTEEFVPFAGTLEFIKPVYGKNGWLILQKDNPSGLSENDAALEIPVIFK, from the coding sequence ATGAAAAAAGTACTTCTTTTTGGCATCATACTCTTTTTCTCGCTCTTTGCTGCTTGGTTTATTTTTGATAGGGGTGTGGGTGGTTCACTTGTTGCAAGTATCCCTAATATGATTGAGGTTCAATCTCCGCGTATTAATACAGAAGTTTTCTCCCCACTGATTGTTTCTGGGCGGGCACGTGGAACATGGTTTTTTGAGGGGTCATTTCCACTGGTGTTGGTAGATTGGGATGGACTTATTATTGCCGAGGGTTTTGCGACCGCGCAAAGCGAGTGGATGACGGAGGAGTTTGTTCCGTTTGCGGGCACGCTGGAATTTATCAAGCCCGTCTATGGAAAAAACGGCTGGCTTATTTTACAGAAAGATAATCCATCAGGACTTTCTGAGAATGATGCGGCGCTTGAAATTCCAGTCATCTTTAAATAA
- a CDS encoding VIT1/CCC1 transporter family protein: MFNFFKSSENVRNFVFGVEDSLVSTVGFISGIVSAGLPRREILVSGFILILVEGFSMGVGALISENSVAEVSEHKELPYAASRAWAFIMFLSYIVAGAFVIAPYGLLPVSSAFWVSVTVALILLFGVGAIIGHYAKISLIKKGLSVALIGGLAIIIGVAVGSFLNV; encoded by the coding sequence ATGTTCAATTTTTTTAAAAGTTCAGAAAACGTTCGCAACTTTGTGTTCGGAGTTGAAGACAGCCTTGTTTCTACGGTTGGATTTATCTCCGGCATTGTGAGTGCTGGTTTACCACGACGTGAAATTTTAGTCTCTGGGTTTATTCTTATTCTTGTAGAAGGGTTTTCTATGGGGGTCGGCGCTCTTATCTCAGAAAATTCTGTCGCTGAAGTATCTGAACATAAAGAACTTCCATACGCAGCGTCGCGTGCGTGGGCATTCATTATGTTTCTTTCATATATTGTTGCTGGGGCATTTGTGATTGCCCCATACGGACTTCTCCCAGTTTCTTCAGCATTCTGGGTTTCAGTCACCGTCGCCCTCATTCTTCTTTTTGGTGTAGGTGCAATTATCGGACACTATGCAAAGATTTCACTCATTAAAAAAGGTTTATCAGTAGCACTTATTGGTGGCCTTGCTATTATCATCGGTGTTGCTGTCGGGTCGTTTTTAAACGTATAA
- the metG gene encoding methionine--tRNA ligase encodes MRNTYITTTLPYVNAEPHIGFALEIVQADTYARSRTLQGDEVFFNTGTDEHGQKIFEKARAEAKEPQVYVDEWAEHFKTLKDTLGLMDTLHFIRTTDTHHMAAAQELWKRCEASGDIYKKDFEGLYCVGCERFLVERDLVDEKCPIHPNLKPETVREENYFFRFSKYTDQLHAYTLGTHIVPDTRKIEALQFIEQGLEDFSISRKKDRMSWGVSVPGDDEHVMYVWFDALTNYISTLGWPEDVEGTFKKFWVDSTTIQMAGKDQVRFQSLMWQAMLFSANIKPTDLVMYHGFMTSGGQKMSKSVGNVISPAELVQEFGIDAVRYFLLRHVHPFEDSDFTRERFVESYNAGLANGLGNLVSRVMKMAEDHLDTPVQVPEWEDFGAYFKLLDVYQFSDACDMVWAEIAECDLSIQETQPFKVIKIDPEKGRALIAELIVKLYRIGRMLNPLMPTTSRIIKEAVKTNKKPENLFVRK; translated from the coding sequence ATGAGAAATACGTACATTACGACAACTTTGCCATATGTGAATGCTGAACCACACATTGGTTTTGCACTTGAAATTGTGCAGGCGGATACATATGCCCGCTCTCGAACACTTCAGGGTGATGAAGTGTTTTTCAATACAGGCACAGATGAACATGGTCAGAAAATTTTTGAAAAGGCACGTGCAGAGGCCAAAGAGCCACAGGTATATGTAGATGAGTGGGCAGAGCATTTCAAAACACTGAAAGACACACTAGGTCTCATGGACACGCTGCATTTTATTCGTACAACTGACACGCACCACATGGCTGCGGCACAGGAACTCTGGAAACGGTGTGAGGCTTCTGGTGATATTTACAAAAAAGATTTTGAAGGATTGTATTGTGTTGGGTGTGAACGTTTTCTTGTCGAACGCGACTTAGTTGATGAAAAATGCCCCATTCATCCAAATTTAAAACCAGAAACAGTGCGAGAAGAAAACTATTTTTTCAGATTCTCAAAATATACTGACCAACTTCATGCGTATACATTAGGTACTCACATTGTTCCAGATACACGCAAGATTGAAGCATTACAGTTTATTGAACAAGGATTGGAAGATTTTTCAATTTCTCGAAAGAAGGACCGCATGTCCTGGGGTGTATCAGTTCCTGGTGATGATGAGCATGTGATGTATGTGTGGTTTGATGCCCTTACAAACTATATTTCTACACTCGGTTGGCCCGAGGATGTAGAGGGAACATTTAAGAAGTTTTGGGTTGATAGTACCACCATACAAATGGCAGGGAAGGACCAAGTGCGGTTCCAGTCACTCATGTGGCAGGCGATGCTGTTTTCTGCAAACATTAAACCAACTGACCTCGTTATGTATCACGGTTTCATGACGAGTGGGGGACAAAAAATGAGTAAGTCAGTGGGAAATGTGATAAGCCCAGCGGAATTAGTGCAGGAATTTGGTATAGATGCCGTGCGTTATTTTTTACTACGACACGTTCACCCTTTTGAAGATTCTGATTTTACTCGAGAACGTTTTGTTGAAAGTTATAATGCTGGTCTTGCTAATGGACTTGGCAATCTTGTCTCGCGTGTTATGAAGATGGCCGAAGACCACCTTGACACACCTGTCCAGGTTCCAGAATGGGAAGATTTTGGTGCGTATTTTAAACTACTTGATGTATATCAATTTAGTGATGCGTGCGATATGGTATGGGCTGAGATTGCGGAGTGTGATTTATCTATACAAGAAACGCAGCCATTCAAGGTAATTAAAATAGACCCAGAAAAAGGAAGGGCGCTTATTGCAGAACTTATAGTGAAACTCTATCGTATCGGTCGAATGCTCAACCCCTTGATGCCCACAACATCTCGTATTATTAAGGAAGCAGTAAAGACAAACAAAAAACCAGAAAATCTCTTTGTAAGAAAATAG